Proteins encoded together in one Impatiens glandulifera chromosome 1, dImpGla2.1, whole genome shotgun sequence window:
- the LOC124922790 gene encoding epoxide hydrolase A-like — protein sequence MEGIQHKTVIVNGNINMHYVEMGQGPIVLFLHGFPELWYTWRHQIPFVAASGYRAVAPDLRGFGDTTGASDDPAAFTMFRVVGDLVALLDSVARSDEDNVYVVGHDWGAIVAWNLCLYRPDRVKAVLNMSVAFAPRNPKMSPLVALHSTYGDDYYICRFQGRGEIEAEFDKIGTKVVLKNFLSYRSPSPLFLPKGKPFGDSHGETNLPPWLTEEDLDYYTEKFDKSGFTGPINYYRALDMNWELMAPWSGAQIKVPAMFIVGDLDLTYAVPANREYIHKGGFKRYVPFLREVVVIKGVGHFLHEEKPDEVNNHILDFLKNF from the exons ATGGAAGGGATACAACACAAGACAGTAATTGTAAACGGCAATATTAACATGCACTATGTCGAAATGGGCCAAGGTCCAATCGTCTTATTCCTCCACGGATTCCCGGAGCTTTGGTACACTTGGCGACACCAGATTCCTTTTGTGGCGGCCTCCGGCTATCGAGCTGTGGCTCCGGATCTCCGAGGATTTGGAGACACCACCGGAGCCTCTGATGACCCCGCTGCATTCACAATGTTTCGTGTTGTCGGGGATTTGGTGGCGCTATTAGACTCGGTGGCCCGGTCCGATGAGGATAATGTGTATGTGGTAGGTCATGATTGGGGAGCAATAGTTGCGTGGAATCTGTGCCTTTATCGGCCAGATAGAGTGAAGGCGGTTCTCAATATGAGTGTGGCATTTGCGCCGAGGAATCCTAAAATGAGTCCTCTTGTTGCTTTACACTCTACTTATGGCGACGATTATTATATCTGCAGATTTCAG GGACGTGGTGAAATAGAGGCCGAGTTTGATAAAATTGGCACGAAAGTTGTTCTCAAGAACTTTCTAAGTTACCGGAGTCCAAGTCCTCTTTTCCTTCCCAAAGGAAAACCTTTTGGAGATTCACACGGTGAAACCAATCTCCCACCTTGGCTAACCGAGGAAGATTTGGATTACTACACGGAAAAATTTGACAAGTCCGGCTTCACTGGACCAATTAATTATTATCGCGCTCTTGACAT GAATTGGGAGTTGATGGCGCCATGGAGCGGGGCGCAGATTAAGGTTCCAGCTATGTTCATAGTTGGTGACCTTGATCTCACGTATGCAGTGCCGGCGAACCGGGAGTATATACATAAGGGAGGATTCAAAAGATATGTGCCTTTTCTTCGGGAAGTGGTGGTGATTAAAGGAGTCGGCCACTTCCTCCACGAAGAAAAGCCCGATGAAGTCAACAACCACATCCTTGATTTTCTCAAAAACTTCTAA